In the genome of Pseudomonadota bacterium, one region contains:
- a CDS encoding energy transducer TonB: MGRVRLEAVVDRNGVVRDPIRVLKSIPELDAAAIAALRRWRFAPARDERGRPLSVIVEVPLRFVLR, translated from the coding sequence ATGGGCCGCGTGCGCCTTGAGGCGGTCGTCGATCGTAACGGTGTAGTCCGCGATCCGATTCGTGTGCTCAAGTCGATCCCTGAGCTGGACGCCGCGGCCATCGCAGCCCTGCGCCGGTGGCGGTTCGCGCCGGCTCGCGACGAGCGGGGTCGCCCGTTATCGGTGATCGTTGAGGTGCCGTTGCGGTTCGTGCTTCGTTAG